In Phoenix dactylifera cultivar Barhee BC4 unplaced genomic scaffold, palm_55x_up_171113_PBpolish2nd_filt_p 000279F, whole genome shotgun sequence, the following proteins share a genomic window:
- the LOC120105418 gene encoding probable histone H2A.3, whose translation MTGDQTLTPLSTFNLGILPDSGEGKGSRKGGGGRKGGGPKKKPVSRSVKAGLQFPVGRIGRYLKKGRYSQRVGTGAPVYLAAVLEYLATVLEYLAAEVLELAGNAARDNKRTQSRRRGDRRRRETQSREEKPKAGT comes from the exons ATGACAGGTGACCAAACCCTTACGCCGCTTTCAACTTTCAACCTT GGTATTTTACCTGACAGCGGAGAAGGGAAAGGAAGCCGGAAGGGCGGAGGCGGCCGGAAGGGCGGAGGCCCAAAGAAGAAGCCGGTATCACGGTCGGTCAAGGCCGGCCTCCAGTTCCCGGTCGGCCGGATCGGTCGTTACCTCAAGAAAGGCCGCTACTCCCAGCGCGTCGGCACCGGCGCGCCCGTCTACCTCGCCGCCGTCCTCGAGTACCTCGCCACCGTCCTCGAGTACCTCGCCGCCGAGGTTCTGGAGTTGGCCGGGAACGCGGCGCGGGACAACAAAAGAACCCAAAGCCGGAGAAGAGGGGACAGGCGGAGAAGAGAAACCCAAAGCCGAGAAGAGAAACCCAAAGCCGGCACCTGA
- the LOC103724366 gene encoding subtilisin-like protease, which produces MGIPVRFLLLLFSLWHSGSPATARPPKRAVPLSFDKPKTYIVHVHRNLASSSSENPEELEKWYKSFLPSDMLRSGEPRLIHSYTVAISGFAARLTEEELWDVKKKPGFIHAYPDRLIPLQTTRTPAFLGLWGNTASFWNNSNYGEGVIIGVLDSGISPDHPSFRDEGMPPPPPKWKGACDFSTFKCNNKLIGARYLVRGWDFMHKTYDGGDQEEPFDDYGHGTHAAGTAAGMFVGNANALGQATGTAAGMAPYAHLAVYKVCTELGCFTSDMLAGLDNAIKDGVDVLSLSLGGYSLPFFDDGIAIGAFRAVEKGIFVSCAAGNEGPFNATVSNEAPWMLTVGASTIDREIRATVKLGNGVELIGQSAYQPSDFLPADLPLVYPGLHGGSRAAVCKSGSLKDIDVKGKVVVCDADADVGRVNQGRTVKSAGGAAMILANKEASGFTTMSDTHVLPAAHVSYSEGLKMKSYISSASAPTASIAFHGTLIGTFPAPAVASLSARGPSRADPNILKPDIVGPGVNILAAWPFLVGPSGNGAAAFNIISGTSMATPHLSGIAALLKSTHPGWSPAAIKSAIMTTADLTANDGEPIRDQNMDVADFYAVGSGHVNPSRAANPGLIYDIDAGDYIAYLCGLRYTDEQVSAVVSRAIKCSSIESVSGAELNYPSFTVFLNAENNYKLTVTRTVTNVGAPRSTYGVRVKSPTGVSVAVEPKRLSFSKANETARYSVTFSSSSGSRSSISDGAEKGLLTWVSSDKITRVYSPIMVSIV; this is translated from the coding sequence ATGGGCATCCCCGTCCGCTTCCTCCTgctcctcttctctctttggCATTCCGGCTCTCCGGCCACTGCTCGACCACCCAAACGGGCCGTACCACTGTCCTTCGACAAGCCGAAAACTTACATCGTCCATGTCCATCGAAACCTCGCCTCCTCTTCGTCGGAGAACCCCGAAGAACTGGAGAAGTGGTACAAGTCCTTCTTACCCTCCGACATGTTGCGCTCCGGCGAGCCGCGGTTGATCCACTCTTACACTGTCGCAATCAGTGGTTTCGCCGCGAGATTGACCGAAGAAGAACTGTGGGACGTGAAGAAGAAGCCCGGCTTCATCCACGCCTACCCCGACCGGCTAATTCCTCTCCAAACCACCCGCACGCCGGCCTTCTTGGGCCTATGGGGGAACACCGCAAGCTTCTGGAACAACTCTAACTACGGCGAAGGTGTGATCATCGGCGTGCTGGACTCCGGAATCTCGCCGGACCACCCTTCGTTCCGCGACGAGGGAATGCCCCCTCCACCTCCAAAATGGAAGGGGGCTTGCGACTTTAGCACCTTCAAGTGCAACAACAAGCTCATCGGGGCGAGGTACCTTGTCAGGGGCTGGGACTTCATGCACAAAACCTACGATGGAGGGGACCAAGAAGAACCATTCGACGATTATGGCCATGGAACCCATGCCGCCGGCACGGCTGCTGGCATGTTCGTCGGAAATGCCAATGCACTTGGCCAGGCCACGGGCACCGCTGCCGGAATGGCTCCCTACGCTCACCTGGCCGTCTACAAGGTGTGCACCGAGCTTGGATGCTTCACCTCTGATATGCTCGCTGGTCTGGACAACGCCATCAAGGATGGCGTCGATGTGCTCTCGCTCTCCCTCGGCGGATACTCCCTCCCTTTCTTCGACGACGGCATCGCCATTGGCGCGTTCAGAGCGGTCGAGAAGGGCATCTTTGTAAGCTGCGCGGCGGGCAACGAAGGCCCGTTCAATGCCACGGTATCGAACGAGGCTCCATGGATGCTGACGGTCGGCGCGAGCACCATTGACAGGGAAATTCGTGCGACTGTCAAGCTTGGCAATGGCGTCGAGCTCATCGGACAGTCCGCCTACCAACCAAGCGACTTCCTCCCCGCCGATCTGCCTCTGGTGTATCCCGGCCTCCATGGAGGTTCCCGCGCGGCAGTCTGCAAGAGTGGCTCCCTCAAAGACATCGACGTCAAAGGAAAGGTGGTGGTGTGCGACGCCGACGCCGACGTCGGCCGGGTGAATCAGGGCCGGACCGTCAAGAGCGCCGGCGGGGCCGCCATGATACTAGCTAACAAAGAAGCCAGTGGATTCACCACCATGTCTGATACCCACGTACTTCCAGCAGCTCATGTAAGCTACTCCGAAGGACTCAAGATGAAATCATACATCAGTTCAGCTTCGGCTCCGACTGCCTCGATCGCCTTCCATGGTACGTTAATCGGAACGTTTCCGGCTCCGGCGGTCGCTTCCCTCTCAGCCAGAGGACCCAGCCGGGCCGACCCCAACATCCTGAAGCCGGACATCGTCGGTCCGGGGGTGAACATTTTGGCCGCATGGCCTTTCCTGGTCGGGCCATCCGGCAACGGGGCTGCCGCGTTTAACATAATCTCCGGCACCTCCATGGCCACACCACACCTCAGTGGAATAGCAGCGCTGCTAAAGAGCACCCACCCGGGGTGGTCGCCGGCCGCCATCAAGTCGGCGATCATGACAACTGCCGACTTGACTGCAAATGACGGCGAGCCGATCCGCGACCAGAACATGGATGTCGCCGACTTCTACGCTGTAGGATCCGGCCATGTCAATCCTTCAAGAGCCGCCAATCCCGGCCTCATCTACGACATCGATGCCGGCGATTATATCGCGTATCTCTGCGGGCTGCGGTACACCGATGAACAAGTGAGCGCCGTCGTCAGCCGCGCGATCAAATGCTCCAGCATCGAGAGCGTTTCCGGTGCCGAGCTGAACTACCCTTCGTTCACGGTGTTCCTGAATGCGGAAAACAACTATAAGCTGACGGTCACACGGACGGTGACCAATGTTGGTGCGCCCAGGTCCACATACGGGGTTCGGGTTAAGTCTCCAACGGGGGTTTCGGTGGCCGTGGAACCCAAAAGGCTCTCCTTCTCAAAGGCTAATGAGACAGCACGGTACTCGGTTACCTTTTCCAGCAGCAGCGGAAGCAGAAGCAGCATTAGCGATGGAGCTGAAAAAGGGTTATTGACATGGGTTTCATCTGATAAAATTACAAGAGTTTACAGTCCAATCATGGTGTCCATCGTGTGA
- the LOC103724367 gene encoding heavy metal-associated isoprenylated plant protein 12-like, whose product MAQQKVVLKILAMNDAKTKQKAIEAAADIYGIDSIAADLKDQKMTITGEMDTVAIAKRLKKIGKIDIISVGPAKEEKKGQKKEEKKEEKK is encoded by the exons ATGGCACAG CAAAAGGTAGTGCTGAAGATTCTGGCCATGAATGATGCGAAGACAAAGCAGAAAGCAATAGAGGCTGCTGCGGATATCTACG GTATCGATTCAATAGCTGCGGATCTGAAGGACCAGAAGATGACCATCACAGGCGAGATGGATACAGTGGCGATCGCAAAGAGGTTGAAGAAAATAGGAAAGATTGATATTATATCAGTTGGGCcagccaaagaagaaaagaaaggacagaagaaagaggaaaagaaggaagagaagaagtaa